The Vibrio sp. SNU_ST1 genome has a segment encoding these proteins:
- the prfB gene encoding peptide chain release factor 2 (programmed frameshift), translating into MFEINPIKNRLQDVSERTNILRGYLDYDAKKERLEEVNAELEQPDVWNEPERAQALGKERSALEAVVETIDQLDQGVEDVDGLLELAVEEEDQETFDEIEPELAELEAKLEKLEFRRMFSGDHDASDCYIDLQSGSGGTEAQDWTSMMLRMYLRWADSKGFKTEVIEVSDGDVAGLKGATVRISGEYAYGWLRTETGVHRLVRKSPFDSSGRRHTSFASAFIYPEIDDNITIDINPSDLRIDVYRASGAGGQHVNTTESAVRITHVPTNTVVQCQNDRSQHKNKDQAMKQLRAKLFELEIQKQNAEKQASEETKSDIGWGSQIRSYVLDDSRIKDLRTGIENRNTQAVLDGDLDKFIEASLKSGL; encoded by the exons ATGTTTGAAATCAATCCTATAAAAAACCGTCTGCAGGATGTGTCTGAGCGCACAAATATCCTGAGGGGGTATCTT GACTATGACGCAAAGAAAGAGCGTCTAGAAGAAGTAAACGCAGAATTAGAACAACCGGATGTATGGAACGAACCTGAGCGTGCTCAAGCGCTAGGAAAAGAGCGTTCAGCATTGGAAGCGGTAGTAGAAACGATCGACCAACTTGACCAAGGTGTTGAGGATGTTGATGGCCTATTAGAGCTTGCGGTTGAAGAAGAAGATCAAGAAACGTTCGATGAAATTGAGCCAGAACTAGCCGAGCTTGAAGCTAAGTTAGAGAAGCTGGAATTCCGTCGTATGTTCTCTGGTGATCACGACGCATCAGATTGCTACATCGATCTGCAGTCAGGTTCGGGCGGTACAGAAGCTCAAGACTGGACTTCAATGATGTTGCGTATGTACTTACGTTGGGCAGATTCGAAAGGCTTCAAGACTGAAGTTATCGAAGTGTCTGATGGCGATGTTGCTGGCCTTAAAGGCGCAACGGTACGTATCTCTGGTGAGTACGCTTACGGTTGGTTACGCACAGAGACTGGTGTTCACCGTCTAGTTCGTAAGTCACCATTTGATTCAAGTGGTCGTCGTCATACTTCATTTGCTTCTGCGTTTATCTATCCTGAGATTGATGACAACATTACGATCGATATTAATCCTTCTGACCTACGTATTGACGTATACCGTGCCTCTGGCGCTGGTGGTCAGCACGTCAACACCACGGAATCGGCGGTACGTATTACTCACGTTCCGACTAACACCGTGGTTCAGTGTCAGAATGACCGTTCGCAGCATAAGAACAAAGATCAAGCGATGAAGCAGCTACGTGCTAAGCTTTTTGAACTTGAGATTCAAAAGCAAAATGCTGAAAAACAAGCGAGCGAAGAAACGAAATCAGACATCGGTTGGGGCAGTCAGATCCGCTCTTACGTGCTGGATGATTCACGTATCAAAGATTTACGCACCGGCATCGAAAACCGTAATACTCAAGCGGTTCTTGA
- the recJ gene encoding single-stranded-DNA-specific exonuclease RecJ → MIEIQRRPEVDTSVLPAHLPDLLKRIYVSRGIDSADQLETAAKGLHSYQKLGGIDTAVELLFKAIQQQKRIIIVGDFDADGATSSALSVLALRMLGSSNVDYLVPNRFEDGYGLSPEVVEQAIELGAEVIMTVDNGVSSIDGVRFAKEKGLDVLVTDHHLPGSELPIADAMVNPNLESCVFPSKALAGVGVAFYLMMALCVHMRKLGWFAQHGMTEPKLMELIDLVALGTVADVVPLDENNRILVHQGLQRIRAGKARPGIQALIEIAKRDAKRLVASDFGFALGPRINAAGRLDDMSFGVELLMSNNIHAARRMASELDGLNQTRKEIEEGMKQEAMAFCERLEFGKDDLPSGLALFQRDWHQGVIGILASRIKDKYHRPVIAFADGGEGSIKGSCRSIPGLHMRDALDRIDTQNPGLILKFGGHAMAAGLTIMEKDFERFSKMFDDVVRKELGETALKGIIFSDGELLPEEFSMHTAETLRSGGPWGQAFPEPIFDGEFKVLHQKLVGEKHLKLMLEPLYKGHPTNVMIDGIAFNVDLRRWPDASVKTVHLAFKLDINEFRGNQSLQLMIDHIEAK, encoded by the coding sequence ATGATAGAGATCCAACGCCGTCCTGAGGTCGATACTTCAGTTTTACCTGCTCATTTACCTGACTTGTTAAAGCGCATTTATGTGAGCCGCGGAATCGATAGTGCTGACCAGCTAGAGACAGCTGCGAAAGGTTTACACTCTTATCAAAAACTGGGCGGCATTGATACTGCGGTTGAATTGTTGTTCAAAGCCATTCAGCAGCAAAAGCGCATTATCATTGTCGGTGATTTTGATGCCGATGGCGCGACAAGCTCCGCGTTGTCTGTGCTTGCTCTGCGAATGTTGGGCAGCTCTAATGTTGATTATCTGGTACCAAACCGTTTTGAAGATGGTTATGGCTTGAGCCCTGAGGTTGTCGAACAGGCGATCGAACTTGGTGCTGAAGTGATCATGACAGTCGACAACGGTGTATCTTCAATTGACGGTGTTCGCTTTGCTAAAGAGAAAGGCCTTGATGTATTGGTTACAGATCATCACTTGCCTGGTTCTGAATTACCGATTGCAGATGCAATGGTCAATCCCAACCTAGAAAGCTGCGTATTTCCTTCAAAAGCGCTGGCGGGTGTAGGGGTTGCGTTTTACCTGATGATGGCGTTGTGTGTTCATATGCGTAAGTTAGGCTGGTTTGCTCAACACGGCATGACAGAACCCAAGTTGATGGAACTGATTGACCTAGTGGCACTGGGTACTGTTGCGGATGTGGTTCCACTTGATGAAAATAACCGAATCTTGGTGCACCAAGGGCTACAACGCATTCGTGCGGGCAAAGCTCGTCCGGGTATTCAAGCCTTGATTGAAATTGCTAAGCGAGATGCTAAGCGATTAGTTGCCTCCGATTTTGGTTTTGCGCTTGGTCCACGTATCAATGCGGCTGGCCGATTGGATGACATGTCTTTTGGTGTTGAGCTGCTAATGAGTAACAACATCCATGCCGCGCGTCGAATGGCCAGCGAGTTAGATGGCTTAAACCAAACACGTAAAGAGATCGAAGAGGGCATGAAACAAGAAGCGATGGCTTTTTGTGAGCGCCTTGAATTTGGTAAAGACGATTTGCCTTCTGGTTTGGCGCTGTTTCAACGTGATTGGCACCAAGGTGTAATCGGTATTCTCGCTTCGCGTATCAAAGACAAATATCACCGCCCAGTGATCGCATTTGCTGATGGTGGTGAAGGCAGTATCAAAGGTTCATGTCGTTCAATTCCAGGTTTGCACATGCGCGATGCGCTAGACAGAATCGACACTCAAAATCCTGGCCTGATCTTGAAGTTTGGTGGTCACGCAATGGCAGCCGGCTTAACCATTATGGAAAAAGACTTCGAGCGATTCAGCAAGATGTTTGATGACGTTGTGCGTAAAGAACTCGGTGAGACGGCACTGAAGGGTATTATCTTTTCTGATGGTGAGCTGTTACCTGAAGAGTTCTCAATGCACACCGCTGAGACGTTGCGTTCAGGTGGTCCGTGGGGACAAGCTTTCCCTGAGCCCATCTTTGATGGTGAGTTTAAAGTTCTGCATCAAAAGTTAGTGGGTGAAAAGCACTTAAAGTTAATGCTTGAGCCATTGTATAAAGGCCACCCAACCAATGTGATGATTGATGGTATTGCTTTTAATGTTGACCTTCGCCGCTGGCCTGATGCCTCAGTGAAAACGGTACATCTTGCGTTTAAGCTTGATATTAACGAGTTTCGTGGCAATCAATCATTGCAGTTGATGATTGATCATATCGAAGCGAAATAG
- a CDS encoding thioredoxin fold domain-containing protein, producing MSVLRRLPLLALPLMITACNASEAKVETTSTAVEAASAQAVDTAALTKRFEKIGIKVEKIAPSDIDGLLEIQTNSGIIFSSPEGDHFLAGTLYSLDENGKFSDVLAERQAPLNAEKVAAMSDTVIEYKADNEKYVVTVFTDITCGYCVRLHSQMQGYNDLGITVRYMAYPRQGATGQVADQMAAIWASDDPKTAMHDAKVNRQMPASGKDLAEQKQIIAKQYQLGRELGINGTPAIVLASGELVSGYLPPAQLIQRLEQ from the coding sequence ATGAGCGTATTACGCCGTCTTCCTCTATTAGCGCTTCCTCTCATGATTACTGCATGTAATGCATCAGAAGCGAAAGTAGAAACAACATCAACAGCCGTAGAAGCTGCTTCAGCGCAAGCTGTTGATACAGCCGCGTTAACGAAGCGCTTTGAAAAAATCGGTATTAAGGTCGAGAAGATTGCTCCTTCAGATATCGATGGCCTGTTAGAAATTCAAACCAACAGCGGCATTATTTTTTCTTCTCCAGAGGGCGATCACTTTCTAGCCGGTACTCTTTACTCTTTGGATGAAAACGGTAAGTTCAGTGATGTTTTGGCTGAGCGTCAAGCTCCGCTGAATGCTGAAAAAGTAGCAGCGATGTCGGATACGGTTATCGAATACAAAGCAGATAACGAAAAGTACGTTGTGACGGTATTTACTGACATTACCTGTGGCTACTGTGTTCGTCTGCACAGCCAGATGCAAGGCTACAACGATCTGGGTATCACCGTTCGTTACATGGCTTACCCACGCCAAGGTGCGACAGGACAAGTTGCCGATCAAATGGCTGCAATCTGGGCGTCTGATGATCCAAAAACAGCTATGCATGACGCTAAAGTCAATCGTCAAATGCCAGCGTCTGGTAAAGACCTAGCAGAGCAAAAGCAGATCATTGCTAAACAATACCAACTCGGTCGTGAGCTTGGCATCAATGGCACTCCGGCTATCGTGCTAGCAAGTGGTGAGTTGGTGAGTGGTTACTTACCTCCGGCGCAACTTATTCAGCGTTTAGAGCAGTAA